The following are from one region of the Salmo trutta chromosome 22, fSalTru1.1, whole genome shotgun sequence genome:
- the LOC115157916 gene encoding B-cell lymphoma 6 protein-like translates to MFELAERLLAAGMMIGLFYTIFTDSLKCSLNAISLDPKVDPEGFAILLEFMYTSRLTLKESLIMAIMNTAIYLQMDHVVDTCHRFIKSSDAGQANKLPRDEFLVSPLLLPQGVHAYRPHDVVDNLPGRVGPFRDGRPYGSSMFNGVNSPSNYHLYGQYPVQGLPFPLCKLTDAKNTFADFSKGGIHHKHCSPPDMSSAMRVDYSRAVSGGPVSIHHTASYVSSREEEMRKESHEGGVSQAGGVGGSRKRAFATTGHKQQMVVLGKEHGPQTTEEDMSQQHYPLGISSAGRKGLMNSPQSPLKSDCQPNSPTESSSSKNAGLSLSQAGRCGAQPLQGSQDPKARNWKKYKFIVLNQSATKEEDAGLQDPVVSSPQRLGLPPYPQPSDSEHLDTQANANTSEHGEDLLVPQASRLNSIINSHLKCTSCGAPPPQHSEVCPNTPASCLAEEMMSELHSEYSDSSCENGTFFCNECDSKFADDGALKLHTLQTHSDKPYKCDRCQAAFRYKGNLASHKTVHTGEKPYRCNICGAQFNRPANLKTHTRIHSGEKPYRCETCGARFVQVAHLRAHVLIHTGEKPYPCEICGTRFRHLQTLKSHLRIHTGEKPYHCEKCNLHFRHKSQLRLHLRQKHGAITNTKIQYRMSTTELPTDPSKAC, encoded by the exons TGGGTTGTTCTACACTATATTTACGGACTCCCTGAAGTGTAGCCTGAATGCCATCAGCCTGGACCCTAAGGTGGACCCCGAGGGGTTTGCCATCCTACTGGAGTTCATGTACACCTCCAGACTGACACTGAAGGAGAGTCTGATCATGGCGATCATGAACACAGCCATCTACCTACAGATGGATCACGTCGTAGACACCTGCCACCGATTCATCAAATCCAG tgaCGCTGGCCAGGCCAACAAGCTGCCCAGAGATGAGTTCTTGGTCAGCCCTTTGCTTTTACCTCAGGGCGTCCATGCATACCGGCCCCACGATGTGGTCGACAACCTGCCCGGCCGGGTCGGCCCCTTCAGAGACGGGAGGCCCTACGGCTCCAGCATGTTCAATGGGGTCAATTCCCCCAGCAATTACCACCTCTACGGTCAGTACCCAGTCCAGGGGTTGCCTTTCCCTCTCTGCAAGCTGACAGACGCCAAAAACACCTTCGCTGACTTCTCTAAAGGCGGGATTCACCACAAGCACTGTTCACCCCCGGACATGAGCAGCGCCATGAGGGTTGATTACAGCAGGGCGGTGAGCGGGGGCCCGGTCAGCATCCACCATACAGCCAGCTACGTCTCCTccagggaggaggagatgaggaaggaGAGCCACGAGGGAGGGGTCAGCCAGGCTGGTGGGGTGGGAGGTTCCAGGAAGAGAGCGTTTGCCACGACGGGCCACAAGCAGCAGATGGTGGTTCTGGGTAAAGAGCACGGTCCTCAGACGACAGAGGAAGACATGAGCCAGCAGCACTACCCTCTGGGGATCTCCTCAGCCGGACGGAAGGGCCTGATGAACAGTCCTCAGAGCCCGCTCAAATCTGACTGCCAGCCTAACTCCCCCACCGAGTCCAGCAGCAGTAAGAACgcaggtctctccctctcccaggccGGCCGGTGTGGCGCCCAGCCCTTACAGGGCAGCCAGGACCCCAAGGCACGCAACTGGAAGAAGTACAAGTTCATCGTTCTGAACCAGAGCGCCACCAAGGAGGAGGATGCTGGACTGCAGGATCCGGTGGTCAGCTCCCCCCAGCGCCTGGGTCTACCCCCTTACCCCCAGCCCTCAGACTCAGAGCACCTGGACACGCAGGCCAACGCCAACACCAGCGAGCATGGAGAGGACCTGCTTGTTCCACAGGCCTCCCGACTCAACAGCATCATCAACAG CCACTTAAAGTGCACCTCCTGTGGTGCCCCGCCCCCGCAGCACTCTGAAGTCTGTCCCAACACCCCGGCTTCCTGTTTAGCGGAGGAGATGATGTCAGAGTTGCACTCTGAGTACTCCGACTCCAGCTGTG AAAATGGTACTTTCTTTTGTAACGAATGCGACtccaagtttgctgacgacggAGCCCTGAAACTCCACACGCTGCAGACCCACAGCGATAAGCCATACAAGTGTGACCGCTGTCAGGCTGCTTTCCGCTACAAGGGAAACCTCGCCAGCCACAAGACAGTCCACACCG GAGAGAAGCCGTATCGCTGCAACATCTGTGGCGCTCAGTTCAACAGACCAGCGAACCTCAAGACCCATACCCGTATCCACTCAGGAGAAAAGCCATACAGATGTGAGACGTGTGGAGCTCGATTCGTGCAG GTTGCCCATCTCCGGGCCCATGTGTTGATCCACACCGGGGAGAAGCCATACCCGTGTGAGATCTGCGGAACGCGCTTCCGTCACCTGCAGACGCTGAAGAGTCACCTGCGcattcacacaggagaaaagccctatCAT TGTGAGAAATGCAACTTGCACTTTCGCCACAAGAGTCAGCTTCGATTGCACCTCAGACAGAAACACGGAGCGATTACCAACACCAAGATCCAATACCGCATGTCCACTACAGAGCTGCCAACAGACCCGTCCAAGGCGTGCTGA